A single region of the Pseudomonas granadensis genome encodes:
- the hflX gene encoding ribosome rescue GTPase HflX gives MFFERHGGGERVILVHLDGQDPEAREDPQEFQELANSAGAETVAFFNVPRHRPTAKYLIGSGKVEELRDLVKAEEADLVIFNHVLTPSQERNLERVFECRVIDRTGLILDIFAQRARTHEGKLQVELAQLDHMSTRLVRGWTHLERQGGGIGMRGPGETQLETDRRLLRVRLRQIKGRLEKVRSQREQSRRGRSRAEIPTVSLVGYTNAGKSTLFNNVTKSEVYAADQLFATLDPTLRRLDLDDLGPIVLADTVGFIRHLPHKLVEAFRSTLEESSNSDLLLHVIDAAEPDRMLQIEQVMVVLGEIGAQDLPILEVYNKLDLLEGVEPQIQRDEDGKPQRVWLSARDGSGLELLEQAIAELLGSDLFVGTLRLPQRFARLRAQFFELGAVQKEEHDEEGVSLLTVRLPRIELNRLVSREGLQPMEFIEQHTLQ, from the coding sequence TTGTTCTTTGAGCGCCACGGTGGTGGTGAACGAGTGATCCTCGTTCACTTGGATGGACAGGACCCTGAGGCGCGCGAAGATCCGCAGGAGTTTCAGGAGTTGGCTAATTCGGCCGGCGCCGAGACCGTTGCGTTTTTTAACGTGCCGCGTCATCGGCCAACCGCCAAATACCTGATTGGCAGCGGCAAGGTCGAAGAGCTACGCGACCTGGTCAAGGCTGAAGAAGCCGATCTGGTGATTTTCAATCACGTCCTCACGCCCAGCCAGGAACGCAACCTCGAACGTGTTTTCGAGTGTCGCGTGATCGACCGCACCGGTCTGATTCTCGATATTTTCGCCCAACGCGCCCGTACCCATGAAGGCAAGCTCCAGGTCGAACTGGCCCAGCTTGACCACATGAGCACCCGGCTGGTCCGCGGCTGGACGCACCTTGAGCGTCAGGGTGGCGGCATCGGCATGCGCGGTCCGGGTGAAACCCAGCTCGAAACCGACCGGCGTCTGCTGCGGGTGCGCCTGCGTCAGATCAAGGGGCGGCTGGAGAAGGTGCGCAGCCAGCGCGAGCAGTCGCGTCGCGGCCGTTCGCGGGCAGAGATTCCGACCGTATCGCTGGTCGGCTATACCAACGCCGGCAAGTCCACGCTGTTCAACAACGTGACGAAATCCGAGGTCTATGCGGCTGACCAGTTGTTCGCCACGCTCGACCCGACCCTGCGTCGTCTGGATCTGGATGACCTGGGGCCGATTGTCCTGGCCGACACGGTAGGTTTCATTCGGCACTTGCCGCACAAGCTGGTTGAAGCATTTCGGTCTACCCTCGAAGAGTCGAGCAACTCTGATCTGTTATTGCACGTCATCGACGCGGCGGAACCGGATCGCATGTTGCAGATCGAGCAGGTGATGGTGGTGCTGGGCGAGATTGGTGCCCAGGACTTGCCGATCCTCGAGGTCTATAACAAACTCGATTTGCTCGAAGGCGTCGAGCCGCAAATCCAGCGCGACGAAGACGGCAAGCCCCAGCGGGTCTGGTTGTCGGCGCGCGATGGCAGCGGTCTGGAATTGCTCGAACAGGCGATTGCCGAATTGCTCGGCAGTGATCTGTTTGTCGGTACCTTGCGTTTGCCGCAACGCTTCGCGCGACTGCGTGCGCAGTTTTTCGAACTCGGCGCGGTGCAGAAAGAAGAGCACGACGAAGAAGGTGTCAGTCTGCTGACCGTTCGTTTGCCCCGGATCGAGTTGAATCGACTGGTAAGCCGCGAAGGATTGCAGCCGATGGAATTCATCGAGCAACACACTTTGCAATAA
- a CDS encoding adenylosuccinate synthase: MGKNVVVLGTQWGDEGKGKIVDLLTEHAAAVVRYQGGHNAGHTLVIDGEKTVLHLIPSGVLREGVQCLIGNGVVVAPDALLREITKLEEKGVPVRERLRISPSCPLILSFHVALDQAREKARGELKIGTTGRGIGPAYEDKVARRGLRVGDLLNMPRFEDKLRELVDYHNFMLVGYYKEPAIEFEKTLAECKEYAELLKPLMLDVTAELHDLRRAGKDIMFEGAQGSLLDIDHGTYPYVTSSNTTAGGVATGSGVGPMFLDYILGITKAYTTRVGSGPFPTELFDDVGAHLAKQGHEFGATTGRARRCGWFDAVILRRAIDVNSISGICLTKLDVLDGLETINICVGYKDAQGNAVAPTDADSYVGLQPVYEEVPGWSESTVGAKTLEELPANARAYIKRVEELIGAPIDIISTGPDRNETIVLRHPFA, encoded by the coding sequence ATGGGTAAGAATGTCGTAGTCCTGGGCACCCAGTGGGGTGATGAGGGCAAAGGCAAGATCGTTGATCTGCTGACCGAACATGCTGCCGCCGTAGTGCGCTATCAGGGTGGCCACAACGCGGGCCACACGCTGGTGATTGACGGCGAGAAAACTGTCTTGCACCTGATCCCGTCGGGTGTGCTGCGCGAAGGCGTGCAGTGCCTGATCGGCAATGGCGTGGTCGTCGCACCTGATGCCCTGCTGCGCGAGATCACCAAGCTGGAAGAGAAAGGCGTACCGGTGCGTGAGCGTCTGCGTATCAGCCCGTCCTGCCCGCTGATCCTGTCCTTCCACGTTGCGCTGGACCAGGCCCGTGAAAAGGCCCGTGGCGAGCTGAAGATCGGCACTACCGGTCGCGGCATCGGACCAGCGTACGAAGACAAGGTTGCCCGTCGTGGCCTGCGTGTCGGCGACCTGCTGAACATGCCGCGCTTTGAAGACAAGCTGCGTGAACTGGTGGATTACCACAACTTCATGCTGGTTGGTTACTACAAAGAGCCGGCCATCGAGTTCGAAAAGACCCTGGCCGAGTGCAAGGAATACGCCGAGCTGCTCAAGCCGCTGATGCTCGACGTCACCGCTGAGCTGCACGACCTGCGACGTGCCGGCAAAGACATCATGTTCGAAGGCGCCCAGGGTTCGTTGCTCGACATCGACCACGGTACCTATCCGTACGTGACCAGCTCCAACACCACCGCGGGTGGCGTGGCAACTGGCTCCGGTGTTGGCCCGATGTTCCTCGATTACATCCTCGGCATCACCAAGGCGTACACCACGCGCGTCGGTTCGGGTCCGTTCCCGACTGAGCTGTTCGACGACGTTGGTGCTCACCTGGCCAAGCAAGGTCACGAGTTCGGCGCCACCACCGGCCGTGCCCGTCGCTGTGGCTGGTTCGACGCCGTCATCCTGCGTCGCGCTATCGATGTGAACAGCATCTCGGGCATCTGCCTGACCAAGCTGGACGTACTCGACGGTCTGGAAACCATTAACATCTGCGTCGGCTACAAAGACGCGCAGGGCAACGCTGTTGCTCCGACCGATGCTGACAGCTACGTCGGCCTGCAGCCGGTCTACGAAGAAGTGCCGGGCTGGAGCGAATCGACTGTGGGTGCCAAGACCCTGGAAGAGCTGCCGGCCAATGCTCGCGCCTACATCAAACGCGTCGAAGAGTTGATCGGCGCACCGATCGACATTATTTCGACGGGCCCGGACCGCAACGAAACCATCGTTCTGCGTCATCCGTTCGCTTGA
- the hflK gene encoding FtsH protease activity modulator HflK, whose translation MAWNEPGGNSNNQDPWGGKRRNNGDRKGPPDLDEAFRKLQESLNGLFGGGKKRGDDGGGSGKSSGGFGGLLGIGLVVLAAVWLYSAVYVVDEQEQAVVLRFGKYYETVGPGLNIYFPPIDKKYMENVTRERAYSKQGQMLTEDENIVEVPLTVQYKISNLQDFVLNVDQPEISLQHATESALRHVVGSTAMDQVLTEGRELMASEIKERLQRFLDTYRTGITVTQVNVQSAAAPREVQEAFDDVIRAREDEQRSRNQAETYANGVVPEARGQAQRIIEDANGYRDETISRAKGEADRFTKLVAEYRKAPEVTRERLYLDTMQEVFSNTSKVLVTGNKNGQSNLLYLPLDKMIQNSSGNAPVTGSAASNNTDVTPHVTDVPQTRTRETR comes from the coding sequence ATGGCTTGGAATGAGCCGGGTGGCAACTCGAACAATCAGGATCCCTGGGGCGGCAAGCGCCGCAATAACGGCGACCGCAAGGGGCCACCGGATCTCGACGAGGCCTTCCGAAAGCTGCAGGAAAGCCTGAACGGGTTGTTCGGTGGTGGCAAGAAACGTGGTGATGACGGCGGTGGTTCGGGCAAGAGCAGTGGCGGCTTCGGCGGCCTGCTCGGCATCGGCCTGGTCGTGCTGGCGGCCGTCTGGCTGTACAGCGCCGTCTACGTGGTGGACGAGCAGGAGCAGGCCGTGGTGCTGCGCTTCGGCAAGTACTACGAGACTGTCGGCCCGGGCCTGAACATTTATTTCCCGCCGATCGACAAAAAGTACATGGAAAACGTGACGCGTGAGCGTGCGTACTCCAAGCAGGGCCAGATGCTCACTGAAGACGAAAACATCGTCGAAGTGCCGCTGACCGTGCAGTACAAGATCAGCAACCTGCAGGACTTCGTGCTGAACGTCGATCAGCCGGAAATCAGTCTGCAGCATGCGACTGAAAGTGCCCTGCGCCACGTGGTCGGTTCGACCGCCATGGACCAGGTGCTGACCGAAGGTCGTGAGTTGATGGCCAGCGAGATCAAGGAGCGTCTGCAACGTTTCCTCGATACCTATCGCACCGGTATCACCGTTACCCAGGTCAACGTACAGAGCGCAGCGGCACCGCGTGAAGTGCAGGAAGCCTTCGACGACGTGATCCGCGCCCGTGAAGACGAGCAGCGTTCGCGCAACCAGGCCGAAACCTACGCCAACGGCGTGGTGCCGGAAGCCCGTGGTCAGGCCCAGCGCATCATCGAAGATGCCAACGGTTACCGCGACGAAACGATCTCCCGCGCCAAGGGTGAGGCCGATCGCTTTACCAAACTGGTCGCCGAGTATCGCAAGGCACCTGAAGTCACCCGCGAGCGTCTGTACCTGGACACCATGCAGGAAGTCTTCAGCAACACCAGCAAGGTACTCGTGACCGGCAACAAGAACGGCCAGAGCAATCTGCTCTATCTGCCGTTGGACAAGATGATCCAGAACAGCTCGGGCAACGCACCGGTGACCGGTTCGGCCGCCAGCAACAACACGGACGTCACGCCGCATGTCACTGACGTGCCGCAGACACGTACAAGGGAGACCCGCTGA
- a CDS encoding ABC transporter permease → MSASLSAPAARGGYVPKRKRPSAWLLLPVLLLVVLSLLPLAYVGLKAWQAGWAEALHLLWRPYVFGLLRNTLALMVGVTITCGVIGLSLAWLLERSNLPGRRLWGVILCLPFAVPAFVSSFTWVSLSAQFEGLGGAILVMSLSKYPLIFLPVAATLRNLDPSLEESARTLGQNRWGVFFRVTLPLLWPSLLAGSLLIALHMLVEFGALSIIGLQTFTTAIYQQFELEFSNANAAMLSAVLLALCLLLLWLELRVRGKGRHVRTGQGAARQAEQVRLGPWTALGQLYCLALAIVGSGVPLGMLAYWLAVGSSAAFPVAAITEALLSSLALSLGGAALCLLLAVPVGLLVVRHKGQLAIWAERLPYLLHALPGLVIALTLVYFALHYVPVLYQTSGLLLIAYALLFLPLAQAPIRTALNKAAPQLEEAARTLGASSFTAFCRVTLPIIFPALGAAFALVFLDAMKELTATLLLSPTGLNTLATEVWAHTANVEFAAAAPYAALLIVVSGLPVYLLTTRMYLSR, encoded by the coding sequence ATGAGCGCATCGTTATCCGCCCCCGCCGCGCGCGGGGGTTACGTGCCGAAACGCAAACGGCCGTCGGCCTGGCTGCTGCTGCCCGTGTTGTTGCTGGTGGTGTTGAGCCTGTTGCCGCTGGCCTATGTCGGGCTCAAAGCGTGGCAGGCGGGTTGGGCCGAAGCGCTGCATTTGCTGTGGCGCCCGTATGTGTTTGGATTGTTGCGCAACACCCTGGCGCTGATGGTCGGCGTAACGATCACTTGCGGCGTGATCGGCTTGTCGCTGGCCTGGCTGTTGGAGCGCAGCAATCTGCCGGGGCGGCGCCTGTGGGGCGTGATCCTGTGCCTGCCGTTCGCGGTGCCGGCGTTTGTCAGCAGCTTCACCTGGGTTTCGCTGAGCGCACAGTTCGAAGGCCTTGGCGGGGCGATTCTGGTGATGAGCCTGTCAAAGTATCCACTTATCTTTCTGCCGGTCGCCGCAACGTTGCGCAACCTTGACCCTTCCCTTGAAGAGTCCGCTCGCACGCTAGGGCAGAATCGCTGGGGCGTGTTTTTCCGAGTGACCCTGCCACTGCTTTGGCCATCGCTATTGGCCGGCTCGCTGTTGATCGCCTTGCATATGCTGGTCGAGTTCGGAGCACTGTCGATCATCGGCCTGCAAACTTTCACCACGGCGATCTATCAGCAGTTCGAGCTGGAATTCAGCAACGCCAACGCAGCGATGCTCTCGGCAGTATTGCTCGCGCTGTGCCTGCTGTTGCTGTGGCTGGAACTGCGCGTGCGCGGCAAGGGCCGGCATGTGCGCACCGGTCAAGGCGCAGCGCGTCAGGCTGAACAGGTCCGCCTGGGACCATGGACTGCGCTCGGTCAGCTGTACTGCCTGGCGTTGGCGATTGTCGGCAGCGGGGTTCCTTTGGGAATGCTCGCTTACTGGCTGGCGGTGGGCTCTTCTGCGGCGTTCCCGGTAGCGGCGATTACCGAAGCGCTGCTGTCATCGCTGGCGTTGTCACTGGGTGGCGCGGCGCTGTGTCTGCTGCTGGCGGTTCCGGTTGGGCTGCTGGTGGTGCGCCACAAAGGCCAACTGGCGATCTGGGCCGAGCGCTTGCCATATCTGCTGCACGCGCTGCCGGGCTTGGTGATTGCTTTAACGCTGGTGTATTTCGCTCTGCACTACGTGCCAGTGCTGTATCAAACCTCGGGACTGCTGCTGATTGCTTATGCACTGCTGTTTCTGCCGCTGGCGCAGGCGCCGATTCGCACCGCGCTGAACAAGGCTGCCCCACAGCTGGAAGAGGCTGCGCGCACGCTCGGAGCTTCGTCGTTCACGGCGTTTTGCCGGGTGACGCTGCCGATCATTTTCCCGGCACTGGGCGCGGCGTTTGCGCTGGTGTTTCTCGATGCGATGAAGGAATTGACGGCGACGCTGCTACTCAGTCCGACCGGGCTCAATACGCTGGCGACTGAGGTCTGGGCGCATACGGCGAATGTCGAGTTCGCGGCGGCGGCGCCTTATGCGGCGTTGTTGATTGTGGTGTCGGGGTTGCCGGTTTATCTACTGACTACCCGGATGTATTTGAGCCGCTGA
- a CDS encoding methyl-accepting chemotaxis protein: protein MSAVLSLLQSRLLRPVFVTLGIALLVQVLVAVALTRSTVTALEADLATRLGTDSQKLSGELEQAGREVTSSLDALSASTRQRLTAGLSSRLKEEQAQLRAMLEKDLKDSANDMAQLLASVAPRAMWDSDVPTLSEFARRAQRNPNVLFVVYDDATGQHLTRYLNRENPINKALLEKGQGERALDKVLDAAKNDPSVYYLEASINPNGVEIGKVLMGVSTASVETDLVELDKRFSALIASSDQLVGDSLKGAAADSAKAMQARLQSAQSTAGEMKANTAQTVQEAAATLRWRIGLGLALVGCAVLLLLAVVLGHRVVNRLKMLNAAMDDLAAGEGDLTKRVQINSKDEIGDMASAVNRFVDKLQPIVREAGDVAQRTGVEIGAMTLRNAGADAAAGMQRDEVAESLRALSQMADEAQSESHAMQAALKQVVEIRQATDENTRTSAKVGGLIEALAGQVDTGAKVIERLAQQSEQIEVVLTVIHGIAEQTNLLALNAAIEAARAGETGRGFAVVADEVRALASKTQSSTGDIQAHIVALQQGAREAVEAIGQAGRQASEGLLVLRDSARLQQSVQASVEQVHAAIGLATQAAAHQAQGAQAVRGRVETIHAQAEKAAQAVVETTASGKVLDGLAAQLKASLGQFRA, encoded by the coding sequence GTGTCGGCCGTTCTCTCACTGTTACAAAGCCGTTTGCTGCGGCCCGTGTTCGTTACCTTGGGTATCGCCCTTTTGGTGCAAGTGTTGGTGGCCGTTGCCCTGACGCGGAGCACCGTCACGGCGCTGGAAGCGGATCTGGCGACGCGCCTGGGAACCGACAGCCAGAAGCTGTCCGGCGAACTGGAGCAGGCCGGGCGGGAGGTTACTTCCAGCCTCGACGCTTTGTCCGCCAGTACCCGGCAGCGACTCACCGCTGGCCTGTCTTCACGCCTCAAAGAAGAGCAGGCGCAACTGCGTGCCATGCTGGAAAAGGACCTCAAGGATTCGGCCAATGACATGGCGCAGTTGCTCGCCTCCGTTGCTCCGCGGGCGATGTGGGACAGCGACGTACCGACCCTGTCGGAATTTGCCCGCCGCGCCCAGCGCAATCCCAACGTGTTGTTCGTGGTCTATGACGATGCCACCGGTCAGCACCTGACCCGCTACCTCAACCGGGAAAACCCGATCAACAAGGCCTTGCTGGAAAAAGGTCAGGGCGAGCGGGCGCTGGATAAAGTCCTCGATGCAGCGAAAAACGATCCCTCGGTTTATTACCTCGAAGCGTCGATCAATCCCAATGGTGTGGAGATCGGCAAGGTGCTGATGGGCGTTTCCACAGCCTCGGTGGAAACCGACCTGGTCGAACTCGACAAACGTTTCTCGGCGCTGATCGCCAGCAGCGATCAACTGGTCGGGGACAGCCTCAAAGGCGCCGCGGCGGACAGCGCAAAAGCCATGCAGGCGCGCCTGCAGTCGGCGCAGTCCACGGCTGGCGAGATGAAAGCCAATACCGCGCAGACCGTTCAAGAAGCGGCGGCGACGCTGCGCTGGCGCATCGGCCTCGGCCTGGCGCTGGTCGGTTGCGCGGTGCTGCTGTTGCTGGCGGTGGTGTTGGGCCATCGCGTAGTCAATCGCCTGAAAATGCTCAACGCGGCGATGGACGACCTGGCGGCGGGCGAGGGCGATCTGACCAAGCGTGTGCAGATCAACAGCAAGGACGAAATCGGCGACATGGCCTCGGCAGTCAATCGCTTTGTGGACAAGTTGCAGCCGATCGTGCGCGAAGCTGGCGATGTGGCGCAGCGTACTGGCGTGGAAATTGGCGCGATGACCCTGCGCAATGCGGGCGCCGATGCGGCGGCAGGCATGCAGCGTGATGAAGTTGCCGAGAGCCTGCGTGCGTTGTCGCAAATGGCCGACGAGGCGCAATCGGAAAGCCATGCGATGCAGGCTGCACTCAAGCAAGTGGTGGAAATCCGTCAGGCGACCGATGAAAACACCCGCACCTCGGCCAAGGTCGGTGGCCTGATCGAAGCGCTGGCCGGGCAGGTCGACACCGGGGCGAAAGTCATCGAGCGGCTGGCGCAGCAGAGTGAACAGATTGAAGTGGTGCTGACGGTTATCCACGGCATCGCAGAGCAAACCAACCTGCTGGCCTTGAACGCGGCGATTGAAGCTGCGCGTGCAGGCGAGACCGGTCGCGGTTTTGCAGTTGTGGCAGACGAAGTGCGCGCATTGGCGAGCAAGACGCAAAGCTCCACCGGCGACATCCAGGCGCACATCGTCGCGTTGCAGCAGGGCGCGCGCGAAGCGGTCGAGGCGATCGGCCAGGCCGGGCGTCAGGCCAGTGAAGGCTTGCTGGTATTGCGTGACAGTGCGCGACTGCAGCAATCGGTGCAGGCTTCGGTTGAACAGGTGCACGCAGCGATTGGCCTCGCGACACAAGCCGCAGCACATCAGGCGCAGGGTGCGCAGGCGGTGCGCGGGCGGGTCGAAACCATTCATGCCCAGGCTGAAAAAGCCGCGCAGGCGGTGGTGGAAACCACGGCCAGTGGCAAGGTGCTGGATGGTCTGGCGGCGCAGCTCAAAGCGAGCCTGGGGCAGTTCAGGGCTTGA
- the hfq gene encoding RNA chaperone Hfq — translation MSKGHSLQDPYLNTLRKEKVGVSIYLVNGIKLQGTIESFDQFVILLKNTVSQMVYKHAISTVVPVRPIRLPSATENEQGDAEPAPGNA, via the coding sequence ATGTCAAAAGGGCATTCGCTACAAGACCCTTACCTGAATACTTTACGTAAAGAGAAAGTCGGGGTTTCCATCTACCTGGTCAACGGTATCAAACTGCAAGGCACGATCGAGTCGTTCGACCAGTTCGTGATCCTGCTGAAGAACACCGTCAGCCAGATGGTTTACAAACACGCTATCTCGACCGTAGTGCCGGTTCGTCCGATTCGTCTGCCTAGCGCAACCGAAAACGAACAGGGCGACGCAGAGCCAGCTCCGGGTAACGCCTGA
- the hflC gene encoding protease modulator HflC, protein MSNKSLIALIVGVVVVLVGWNCFYIVAQTERAVLLQFGRVVQADVQPGLHVKVPYVNQVRKFDARLLTLDAPTQRFLTLEKKAVMVDAYAKWRVKDAERFYTATSGLKQIADERLSRRLESGLRDQFGKRTLHEVVSGERDALMADITASLNKMAEKELGIEVVDVRVKAIDLPKEVNRSVFERMSTEREREAREHRAKGNELAEGIRADADRQRRVLLAEAYRESEEVRGDGDAQAAAIYSKAYGQDQEFYGFYRSLRAYRESFANKSDVMVLDPSSDFFRYLEKAKP, encoded by the coding sequence ATGAGCAATAAATCGCTGATCGCCCTGATCGTTGGCGTCGTTGTGGTACTGGTGGGCTGGAATTGCTTCTATATCGTCGCTCAGACCGAGCGCGCGGTGCTGCTGCAATTCGGTCGTGTGGTTCAGGCGGATGTCCAGCCGGGTCTGCATGTGAAGGTGCCTTACGTTAACCAGGTGCGTAAATTCGACGCACGCCTGTTGACGCTGGACGCACCGACGCAGCGCTTCCTGACCCTGGAAAAGAAAGCCGTGATGGTCGATGCCTACGCCAAGTGGCGAGTGAAAGATGCCGAGCGTTTCTACACCGCGACTTCCGGTCTCAAGCAGATTGCCGACGAGCGTTTGTCGCGTCGTCTGGAGTCGGGCCTGCGTGACCAGTTCGGCAAGCGCACCCTGCACGAAGTGGTGTCGGGTGAGCGCGATGCACTGATGGCTGACATCACTGCATCGCTGAACAAGATGGCGGAAAAGGAGCTGGGTATCGAAGTCGTCGATGTCCGGGTCAAGGCCATCGATCTGCCGAAGGAAGTGAACCGCAGCGTGTTCGAACGTATGAGCACCGAGCGTGAGCGTGAAGCTCGCGAGCACCGCGCCAAGGGTAACGAGCTGGCCGAAGGCATCCGTGCCGACGCTGATCGTCAACGCCGCGTGCTGCTGGCTGAAGCCTATCGTGAATCCGAAGAGGTTCGCGGTGATGGTGACGCCCAGGCCGCTGCGATCTATTCCAAGGCCTACGGCCAGGATCAGGAGTTCTACGGTTTCTACCGTAGCCTGCGTGCCTACCGTGAAAGCTTCGCGAACAAATCCGACGTCATGGTCCTCGACCCAAGCAGCGACTTCTTCCGTTATCTGGAAAAAGCCAAGCCTTGA
- a CDS encoding ATP phosphoribosyltransferase regulatory subunit, whose amino-acid sequence MATVDRWLLPDGIEEVLPPEAARIEVARRQVLDLFQSWGYEFVVTPHIEYLESLLTGAGQDLDLRTFKVIDPQSGRQMGFRADITPQVARIDAHTLRREGPSRLCYAGSVLHAQPRALSSSRSPIQLGAELYGDASPSSDVEVISLMLAMLQLADVPDVHMDLGHVGIYRGLARAAGLSGEVEQQLFDALQRKAIDEVITLTEGLPADLSDMLRALVDLCGGREVLSAARERLANAPAPVLAALEDLLAIAERLSVRFPDLPLYFDLGELRGYHYHTGVVFAVFVPGVGQSIAQGGRYDDIGADFGRARPATGFSTDLKTLVTLGRAEIELPSGGIWMPDSTDAALWQQVCQLRSEGQRVVQALPGQPLAAARDADCDRQLIQQNGLWQVSPLAS is encoded by the coding sequence ATGGCAACGGTAGACCGCTGGCTGCTGCCAGATGGCATCGAAGAAGTACTGCCACCGGAAGCGGCGCGCATCGAAGTCGCGCGTCGTCAGGTGTTGGATCTGTTCCAGAGCTGGGGTTACGAATTTGTCGTGACTCCCCATATCGAGTACCTGGAATCCCTGCTGACCGGTGCGGGCCAGGACCTGGATCTGCGCACCTTCAAGGTCATCGACCCGCAGTCGGGTCGGCAGATGGGATTCCGCGCCGACATCACACCGCAAGTCGCGCGCATCGATGCGCACACCCTGCGCCGCGAAGGCCCGAGCCGCCTGTGCTACGCCGGCAGCGTGCTGCACGCCCAGCCGCGGGCCTTGTCGTCCTCGCGCAGCCCGATCCAGTTGGGTGCCGAGTTGTACGGCGACGCCAGCCCGAGCAGCGACGTTGAAGTGATCAGCCTGATGCTGGCCATGCTGCAACTGGCCGACGTGCCGGACGTGCACATGGACCTTGGCCATGTCGGCATCTATCGGGGGCTGGCACGCGCCGCCGGTTTGTCGGGTGAAGTCGAACAGCAGTTGTTCGATGCGCTGCAACGCAAGGCCATCGACGAGGTCATTACCCTGACCGAAGGCTTGCCAGCGGATCTGTCCGACATGCTGCGCGCTTTGGTAGACCTGTGTGGCGGTCGCGAAGTGTTGAGCGCTGCGCGCGAGCGTCTGGCCAATGCGCCGGCGCCAGTGCTGGCGGCCCTGGAAGACTTGCTGGCGATTGCCGAGCGTCTTTCGGTGCGCTTCCCTGATCTGCCGTTGTACTTCGATCTGGGCGAACTGCGTGGCTACCACTACCACACCGGCGTGGTGTTCGCGGTGTTCGTACCGGGCGTCGGTCAGTCGATCGCTCAAGGTGGTCGCTACGATGACATCGGCGCCGATTTTGGTCGTGCCCGTCCGGCGACCGGTTTTTCCACCGATTTGAAAACCCTGGTGACCCTGGGGCGTGCTGAGATCGAGCTACCGTCTGGCGGTATCTGGATGCCTGACAGTACGGATGCGGCACTCTGGCAGCAGGTTTGCCAGTTGCGCAGTGAGGGTCAGCGTGTCGTTCAGGCCTTGCCTGGACAACCTTTGGCCGCCGCCCGTGATGCGGACTGCGACCGGCAATTGATTCAGCAGAACGGGCTTTGGCAAGTATCGCCACTGGCTTCTTGA
- the miaA gene encoding tRNA (adenosine(37)-N6)-dimethylallyltransferase MiaA, translated as MSQLPPAIFLMGPTAAGKTDLAIELTKVLPCELISVDSALVYRGMDIGTAKPSRALLAEHPHRLIDILDPAEAYSAADFRRDALQAMADITARGKIPLLVGGTMLYYKALVDGLADMPAADPEVRAQIEEEAARLGWQALHDQLALIDPVSAARIHPNDPQRLSRALEVYRVSGRSMTDLRQQQSAQSTEAAASGLQQLPYTVANLAIAPADRQVLHERIKQRFTNMLEQGFIDEVVALRNRSDLHAGLPSIRAVGYRQVWDYLDGKLTLAEMQERGIIATRQLAKRQFTWLRSWEDLHWLDSLDCDNLPRALKYLGTISILS; from the coding sequence ATGAGCCAGCTTCCTCCAGCGATTTTCCTGATGGGCCCGACCGCTGCGGGCAAGACCGACCTGGCCATCGAGCTGACCAAAGTGCTGCCGTGCGAGCTGATCAGTGTCGATTCGGCGCTGGTCTATCGCGGCATGGACATCGGCACCGCCAAGCCTTCAAGAGCGCTCTTGGCCGAACATCCGCACCGCTTGATCGACATTCTTGATCCGGCCGAAGCCTATTCGGCTGCGGATTTTCGCCGCGATGCCCTGCAAGCCATGGCCGACATCACCGCACGCGGCAAAATTCCGCTGCTGGTGGGCGGCACCATGCTCTATTACAAGGCTTTGGTCGACGGACTGGCGGACATGCCTGCCGCCGATCCCGAGGTGCGCGCGCAGATCGAAGAAGAGGCCGCGCGCCTTGGCTGGCAGGCGCTGCACGATCAGTTGGCGCTCATCGATCCGGTGTCGGCGGCGCGGATTCATCCGAACGATCCGCAGCGCCTGAGTCGCGCCCTCGAAGTTTATCGCGTCAGCGGTCGCAGCATGACTGACCTGCGTCAGCAACAATCTGCGCAAAGTACCGAAGCAGCCGCTTCGGGACTGCAACAATTGCCCTATACTGTCGCGAACCTGGCCATTGCCCCGGCAGATCGCCAGGTACTGCATGAACGCATCAAACAAAGATTCACAAATATGTTGGAACAGGGATTCATCGACGAGGTCGTAGCCCTGCGTAATAGAAGTGACCTGCATGCCGGGTTGCCGTCTATACGTGCGGTAGGCTATCGCCAAGTCTGGGACTACCTGGATGGCAAGCTGACGTTGGCCGAAATGCAGGAGCGCGGCATCATCGCCACGCGCCAATTGGCCAAACGCCAGTTCACCTGGCTGCGCAGCTGGGAAGATTTACACTGGCTGGACAGTCTTGATTGCGACAATCTGCCACGCGCCTTGAAATACCTTGGGACCATCTCCATATTGAGCTGA